In Bacteroidales bacterium, the DNA window TAAAGATAGTCGTCATAAGTAATGAAACGGGCCATGGAACCTCCCACCCCATAGCTATTGTTTGTTGCTCCGCCTCTGGCAGGAGCAAAGCCTGATTCAAGCGCATAGGCCCAGTATACGGGCCAGGGTTGGGGATAGTTATGTACTTCCCTGGTGATTTTCTTCACCTGAAACCCGGTGATCACCCCCTTCTCCTCATCAATTTCATCGAGGGGATAGTCATAATCGTAGGAAGGAATGATATATTCGAACAGATCCTCAATTCTTTCCCGGAGCCGGGGCTGCTCCGGCTCAGAAATATCAATGATCAGCAGGTCCGTATAACTTTCGGCATAAAGCAGATTATTTCGTATGGCCATGTCCACATTACCAGGCACTTCAATAAACGCTTCAGCCTCCGGATGAGCAGGATCGCTCAGATCCACCACATGGATCCCCTTCTGGTATTCATTAATAAAGATATGAGACCCGTAAAAACTGATCTTCCCCGGTTTTTCCATGTCTGCTCCTCCAGTCACCGCGAAAGAGGAGCGGAGCTCATCATAGGACATATATACGGGAACATTGGCCAGGTAGCTTTGTAAGCGCCTGTCTTCGCAGGAGGACAGAGCAATGCCGGCCATGGAAAATATCAGGAGAAGCTGCTTCATATAGCCTTTTATTTAGCTTGTTTTGCTCTTAAGATGCAGAGTCGTGATACGTGGTTGCGTGCTCACGCAACCTTTCCCTGTGAGGCTTCATCCTGACAGAAATAAAGCCCTGATGATAAAGTTCGGCTTTTATAAAGCACCTAAAAGAATCCCCCTGATCATTTTGCTGTCGGGTTTTTTATCTCCATGGCTGCTGGCGCAGGATACAGACCATGTCTACCTGAAATCGGGAAGTGTGATCAGGGGGAAAATAACCGAAATTGACCCCGTAAATCATGTAAAGATTGAAGATTTGTGCGGTAACCTGTGGTACTATCAGATTTCCGATGTAGAGAAGATAAGCTCCGAACCCTTTGAATCGGCTTTACGCAAGGCTCAGGGGCCCGTGGGTTTCGATGCCGGTTTTGTAAACATGACCTCCATTGGCTTTCTGGCCGGGTCCTCACACAACTCCCAGGCAGCCCCTTTCAGTCTGTTAATGGTGAATGGATACCTTGCCCCCAATGGCCTGTTTGCAGGGATCGGAACGGGTGTGGAATTCCTTTCCACTACCTATGTGCCTCTCTATTTTGATGCGAGGTATGAGCTGCCAGGTACGGAACTGGTTCCCTACTTGATGGCCAAAGGCGGATATGCCCTGCCACTTAGCTCCGGTCGTTCTGAATATGATATTGTCTATGAATATTCGGGCGGTCCCCTGCTTGGAGTGGGACTTGGACTAAAAATAAGGACCCGGACCCATTTTGCCTGGGATATGGAGCTGCTTTACCGCTACCAGGAGACCTCTTATAAGGAAATATACGACTGGAACAACCAGGAGTATGACTATACAGATATTTTTAACCGGATCGAAATACGATTAGGATTCTATATCGACTAATCCTGGCTTGTGGATTAGGTTTTCCTCCCGGCCCGCTGATGAATCGTCTTTGGTGGGCCGGTTTATTATTTCAGGTTTTTCCGGGCTTTTTGCTGTTAAATCTCAGGACAAGATAACCGGATATCCCGGCGATAAAAGAGCCCACCAGGATACCAGCCTTAGAAGATTCGAGGAGAAAGGGATTATCACCGAATGCCAGGTTAGCGACGAAAATCGACATGGTAAAACCAACTCCGGCCAAAAGTGCAATGCCTGTAATCTGTTTGAAGTTTACTTCAGCAGGAAGTTCTGCAAAGCCAAGCTTCACCCCGATCCAGGAGAAGAGTATAACCCCGATGAGCTTGCCTGCAACTAAACAGATCACGATGATGCCTCCCAGGCTAAGATCCAGGTTTCCTCCCCCTTTAAATGCCACCCCGGCATTTGACAGGGCAAAGAGAGGCATAATCAGATAGGCAACCCAGTTGTGCAGCCTGTGTTCAAGAAGTTGCAGAGGCGATTGAACCTTCTCGGTCCAGTCCTCCAGGTGGTCAATATTTTCAATCTGCTGTTTTGTAAGGAGAGGCGAACCGGGTTTGTCGCTTGCTTTAATGTCATCCACAATTTCGCATAGTTTCTCATAGTAGGTAGCCACACCTATCTTTTGCCGGATGGGGACGGTGAATGCCAGCAGTACCCCGGCGATGGTGGGGTGAATTCCTGCTTTCAGAAACAAAACCCAAATGATGATGCCAAAGAAGAAGATAAGCCCCTTGGCGTGTATCTGTTTATAGGAGAGGAAGAAAAGAATGGCAAGAAGCACAGAGGCTATGGCAATTAGCGTCCACTGGATGCTTCCGCTGTAGAAGAGGGCAATAACCATTACGGCACCCAGGTCATCCACAATGGCAAAGGCGGTCAGGAACACTTTGAGTCCCAGCGGAACCCTGTTCCCCAAAAGTCTCAGAATGGCCAGTGAAAAGGCGATGTCTGTAGCCATGGGTATGCCCCAGGCATGTGAGTTTTCGAGATTTCTGTTCAGGACCAGAAACAGTGCAACAGGCACCAGCATGCCCCCGATTGCTGCAAAAAGGGGGAAGGAGGCCTTTTTTACGGAGTTCAGTTCCCCGATTAGCAGTTCTCTTTTTATTTCCAGTCCGATCAGAAAGAAAAAAATGGCCATCAAACCGTCGTTGATCCACAGAATCAGCGGTTTTATCAGCTCAAACCCGGTGGTGCTTATTCCTACTTTGTATTGCCAAAACGACTGAAAACTGCCGGCCCAGGGTGAATTGGCCAGTATCAGGGCCAGCAAAGTGGCTCCGAAGAGCAACATGCCGCTCAGACTCTCAATGCGGATAAATTTCTGAAAGGGGGTTTGTACAACTTTCTTAAGCGCAGACATATGATTAAATTAAGGAGAGACCGTTTATCGGATTAAATTTAAATAAAAAACGGGCAAATATCTTCTTTATCCGGGAAGTATATAATGGATGGTGGCATTCGGTCCAAGCGGAATATCGAAGAGCAGCCATACAACCAGCAGTAATATCCAGACTACCAGGAAGGCAATGGAGTAAGGCATCATGGTAGAAATGATGGTTCCGATGCCGGCTTTGGGTTCATATTTTTGTATAAAAGCGATAATCAAAGCAAAGAAACTCATCATGGGTGAGATTACATTGGTTACGCTGTCGCCGATCCGGTATACAACCTGGGAAAGCTCCGGGGAATAGCCCAAAATCATGAACATAGGAATAAAAATGGGAGCCAGAATAGCCCATTTGGCAGAAGCACTTCCCATAAGCATATTGATGGTTGCTGAAAAGAGGATAAAGAGGATCATCAGCGGGATCAGCCCGATCTCTGAGGACATCAGGAAATTGGCACCCTTCACAGCCAGAATGATTCCGAGGTTGCTCCACTTGAAGTAGGCTACGAACTGGGCAGCAAAAAAAACCAGCACCAGATACAGGGCGAGGGTTTTCATGGAGTCCCCCATGCCATTGATCACATCGCTGTCGTTTTTAAATTTTCCCGTCGTAAAACCATAGGCCAGCCCCACAGCCCCAGCCGTGAAAAAGAGCATAGCGACGACCCCTTTGATCAGCGGCGAGCTGAGTAATGCCCCGTCCGTTCCCCTGAAAAAACCATTTTCCGGAATGATTCCCGCGAAGGTGATTCCCATGATCACAGCCAGGGTGATCCCGGTTGCCAGGAGCCCCTTTTTTTCAGTACGCGATAACTTCTCGAAGGATTGTTCCTTTGACTCTATCCCTCCCTTATATTTTCCCAGCCTCGGTTCAATGAGCCGTTCGGAGATAAAAGTGCCCGTAAATGCGATGATAAAGGTGGAGGCTACCATAAAATAGTAATTTGCAGTGGGATTGACTTCATAGGCCGGATCCAGAATCTGAGCCGCTTCCGTAGAGAGCCCCGCCAGCAAGGGATCGACAGTTCCCAATATTAAATTGGCGCTGAATCCGCCCGAGACTCCGGCAAATGCGGCTGCCATACCGGCTACCGGGTGCCTTCCCACAGCAAGAAAAATGACCCCTGCCAGGGGTATAAGCAGAACATATCCTACATCGGATGCCATATTTGAAAGAATCCCTGTAAAGACCAGTATAAAAGTGAGAATCTTACCCGGAGCATTTAATACAAGGAGACGAATGAAAGCTGAGATCAGTCCGCTTTGCTCGGCAATGCCAATACCCAGCATGGCCACCAGAACGATACCCAGAGGAGCAAAACTGGTGAAATTTTCAACCATCTCCAGCAATATGCGGTGTATGCCATCGTGCGACAGAAGATTTACAGTCCGGACCATTTCTCCGGTGGCCGGATGAATGGCCTCCCAACCCAGCACGTGTCCGAGCCAGGACAGCAGCAGGGCAAAAAGGGCAAAAAGAGCAAAAAGTGTGGCGGGATGGGGAAGCGCGTTGCCTGCCTTTTCCGTCCAGTCCAGCAGTCGTTGCAAGAAATTATTCCGTTTTGTTGTACTCATACCTTCCATGATGATTTATGGCCGGTGAAAATAATTAATCTTTTAAAACAGAGTTTTTGTTCATAATTATAACTTAATATTATTATACCATGTATAATAATATTATTAAGTTATAATATACGTATATAAGTTTCAGAAAATACCATCAGTCAGAATTTAACTGATGTATCCAATCCCTTTCTCCACAAGTTCATCATACCTCTTCTTATTAAAGGAATAGAGGTAGGGGGCCTTATGCGCACCACCGGTAAGCTGTTTTTCACGACGGTCCAGAAAGCCAAGTTTCAACATCTTTTTTTGAAAATTTCCCCGGTCCAGGTTTCTGCCAAGAATTTGTTCATATAGTGTCTGGAACTCTTTCATGGTAAATTTATCAGGTAGCAAGGAAATCCCGACAGGCATATAATTGATCCTGCTTTTTAGCTGTTCCACGGCTTTTTCCACTATTTCCTCGTGGTCGTACAGAAGATGGGGAAGCCCGCTTAAAGGGATCCAGGTACATTCGTCACTCAAAAAATCCGGTGCGGGTACACAGGAATGCATATCCACCAGCGAAAGATAACCAGAGCTGATAAATCGCTGTTCAATAAATGCTTTCATTTTAGTAAAGTCCTCGCTCATAATCTGATTGAATTCGGGCAGGCCTCTTTTTTCCCTTCTGTTTACATCGCCAAAGGTATGAAACTGCTTCAGGTAGGGGAGTCTTATACCTGTACGCTCTTCCAGGATCCTGGTGGCTGCCTGATCCATATCCTCATCCAGGCGAATGAATCCTCCGGGCAACATCCAGTAATTATGCTCCTTAAGTTTAAGCAGCAGAATATGTAGTTCATTCAGGTCAAATCCGATGACCACACAATCTATGGAGACGCCCGGTAAGAACAGATCGGGATCGCCGAGTCCGACAGGAAAGTGCATTTTATTATTCATAAGTTAAAGATACAAATTAATGTGTCATTTGCACACAATATTTGTTAAGCTTCATATTCTAAAAAGAATGAAACGACAATGATGAAAAATGGCTTCATGATAAACCCGAATTGTCCGGGGACCCCATCGGTTTTCTGCTTCCCCCGGCGGTTCCGTCAGCTTTATATTCCAGGTGAGTTTCTCTTATTTAAACTGATAAAGAAAAATGATGACCCCTTTTAAGGCATGTTTCTTACTTCCCTTAATCTCAAGAGTAACTTCCACTTCTGTTTTGGCAGTACCCCTCAGGTTGGTAATAGCCTTCAGCTTTGTAGCGATACGTACTTCGCTGTTGACCACAACAGGCTGGCCGAATTTCAGCTTGTCAATGCCGTAATTCACCAGCATGCTGCAGTTGTTTACTTCGATGCTTTGGAACCAAAGATAGGCAAGAAGTGAGACACTCAGGTATCCATGCGCAATGGTTGCTCCATATGGGCTTTCCCTTTTAGCTCTTTCCTCATCCACATGTATCCATTGATGATCCAGGGTGGCATCAGCAAAAAGGTTGATTTGTTCCTGAGTAATTTTGTGGTAATCAGAAGTTGCGAGATCTTTGCCTGCATATTGTTCAAACTCGTTGTAGCTATTGATAATTAGTTTTGCCATGGATCAGTTTTGTGATAATAAACTAAAAATTAACCTTATGCCTTAATACGGGCTCTGTTTATCAGGCATCAGTTCCAGAGTGAGCCCTTGTACCCCGGGTTCTGCTTACGGATTTCTATTCAAACAGCAGGGTAGGATCCAGAGCATAACGGCCGAAGAGTTTTCCGTATATGGCTAGTCCGCCAGGCATCCCTTCATCAACCTCGAAACGAATATTCAGTTTTCCGTCCGGTGAGTTCCTGAGCAAATCAAGGGGTATATTCGATTTGAGCAGGTAACCATAAGAGCCGGCTTCCCTGAGTTTCCCGTCCCGGGGCTGGGAAAACCACGAAAGGACCCCCCTGTGATCAGCCGGATCATCCTCCAGATAGAACAGGTCGACCACCTGCCCGTTCACCTTCACCTTCAACAGCGTCGGATATTTATAGCTGTCGGTCATGGGATAGGAGTTCGGGTTCCTGCTGGGATCAACAGTGCCCCGTCCCCGCATATAATCACCTTCCAGTTCGCTTCTGTCCTTTCTGTCCTTTCCATGCAGTTTTTTTGCTGAGGCTTCAAACACCAGGGTAAGCTTTTTAACTTCCTGCAGCTTCATTTCCGAAGGGATGGGAAGCTCATAGGAGAAATAGCCTTTCCCTGCCCCGTTCACTTTTAAACCATTTAGAATATTCCACTGGCCATCGGACCATCGGGCTTCGCTGAAGGAGGCAGGTTCAAAGGTAATCGCGCCCCTCTTTACAGAACTGTCAGCATCCCGTTCATCCCTTTCTTCCACCAAGAAACTGGTGAAATTAAGATGATAGATATAGGCATTTTCATCACGCAGCCTGAGAGTAAGGTGATACAGCCCCGGAGTCTGAGGCATTCTCACATAGAGTGGTGTTACCTCGCCATTGAAATAGGGGATGGATTCCAGTATTTCGCTCTTTAACAGAAGATGTCTGAATTTCCCGTGCGAATCCCACCCCGACAGTTCATAGTCCAGGATAAAGTGATCGGGAGGAACCTGGTCTGTCATTACGGACAGGTAGAGTGGTACCTTTTCAAGACCATCCGGTCTGACGGATTTGCACAATTCAGATCCGGTGGAGAGGTATACTTCACTATGCAGGTGCCGTAGCTCCATGTCCGGGATAAACTCATTGAATCCGGGAAACTTCTCGCTGCGGTCATACTTATAATATCCGTTCCACTCATTGATCACATCGTGATGTTCCGTATAGAGCCATCCGGCTACTTTAGGGTGCCTTCTGAATTCATTCATCATGATGTGATAGTCCCAGCTCCAGTCCACATCCCCGGTACTTCCATCGTAGCCCCATACGTTTCCACACTCGCTGTTAAACATGGGAACATGCGTTTGGGTATTCCCCCCGATGAAGTTCCACTCAGAACCCACATAGGTATTTTCCACTGCATGATCGAGAAATTCACGCCACCTGTATCCAGGCAGGTAGGCGTGCCAGGTGTTGAGGTCGGTCACCACATGATCATAGTTGCAGGGCGAATTATCCTCTATAAGCCTGCCGGGATCTAGCTGCTTGGCTTCCTCATACTTTTCCCTGACCCATTGCTGAGTTTCAGGAAGATAGGCCCGTTCTTTTCCTTCTCCCGTAAACAGCCCCCAGGTTTCATTAAAAAGAACCCAGGAGAAGATGGAGGGGTGATTATAGTCCCGGGCTATCATTTCCCGCATGGCATATTCCCATTCTTCCTTTGCCTTTTCATCGGGTTCTCCCCAGAAATTGGGTACATCTGCCATGATCAGCAGTCCCAGTTTATCCGCCCAGTAAAGCTTACGGGGTATTTCGACCTTAATATGGATCCGGTTACCGTTAAGACCGATCTTCTTGGACCTGATGATTTCGTCTCTCATAAACTCGTCACTGGGATAGGTGTAGAAGCCTTCGGCATGGTAGGCCTGATCAAGACTCAGCTGGAGATAGACTGGTCTGTTATTCAACGCCACATAGGGAAAGGGTGTGCCGGGCAGATCCATAATACTGATCTTTCTCATTCCAAAATAGCTGGAGAGCTCATCAAATATGCCCTGGTTATTATGAAGCTGAACCTTCAGCTCATAGAGGTAAGGATTTTCCAGTTCCCAGAGCTGGGGATTGGGAATGCTGAATTCAAACTCCACCTCCTGCATTTTTTTCCCGATTTTCGGTGAGGTGATCATCCCTGGTATGTCCTGATTGGGGAAAGTAAGATTGATAAACAAATCCTCCTCTGCCGGATGGTCCAGCAGGGCAGATACCTTTACGGAGCCCTTATCGATATCGGGAGTAAAATGTATCCTCTTCAGGGCAATGGCCCCCCGGCTTTCCAGATAGACGGTCTGCCAGATTCCTTTGGCTTCTCCGTAGCCCTGCTTGCCCTCCAGTTTGAAAGGCTGCGGGCTGTCATCCACCCTCAGTACCAGCTGGTGAGCCTGCCCCGGGGTGGTAAATTCAGTGAGATCAAATTCGAAAGGAGTATACCCGCCCCGGTGTTCACCCACAAATTCTCCATCGATCCACACTTTGGTAAGCCAGTCGCACGCGCCGATAATGAGAAAAGTCCTTCGTCCGTTCCATTCTTCAGGAATATCCAGGCGCCGGCTGTACCAGGCCATGTGGGCCTTGTTTTCCACACCCGATAATTGCGATCCCCAGGGAAAGGGAACCATGATCTTATCCGTGAACATGGGCCGCTCATGCCAGCCTGTTTCCATGCCGGTATCCAGACTGTCAAACTGAAATTCCCAGATACCGTTCAGGTTTATCCAGTTGTCACGCTGAAAGTCGGGGCGGGGATGTTCCGGAAGGGGGATCTCCTGGGCAGCAAGACTCATGCTCAGTATCACGGTAAAAATAATAACGCCGGTGCATAGAATTCTCTTCATGTTCTGATTTCCTTTGGTAAGTTGTTCGGGTTTTTTAGTGTCAGTCTTCAATGGCCACGCCCACGTACGAATCGGCTGTTCCATAATACAGGAACCATTTTGAGCGGAAGCAGACCAGCCCTTCCGCAAAGGTGGTTCCCGATTTATATTGTCCGCTCAGCTCATGGGGAAGAGTGGGTTTTAACAGACAGGTATCTGAGCGAAAAAGCACTTTTCCCGGCTGAAGCGGATCAAAGACAATCTTCCCAACCGTATAGCTGCCTCTGGGCAGATCGGGAGAGGCATCCTCACCCTCGGAATTTTTGCCATTGTACAGCAGGACAATACCTTCCTCTGTCAGGACTGCCGGCGGACCGCACTCTGTCAGGTTGCTGTCGAAGAACCCGGGGCGGGTTTCAATAATTGCGGCCAGTTCACCTTCCTCATCCAGACCGGGATACCAGTCAGAGAGGTTCTCCGACCAGGCCAGGTTGATAAACTGTTCTCCCCAGTACATCCAGTACTTTCCATCGATTTTTGTCACCACCTGCTTTTCACCTTCAAGCCGGGTAATTATGGATCCTGATTTGGACCAGTGTTCCAGGAATTTGCCTTCATATGCCTTTGCAAAAGCAGGGCCCTTTTTCTCCCAGTGCACAAGATCCCTGGAGAAAGCGATGCTGAGTCTGGCCACTTCCCGGTTCCAGGAAGTGTAAGCCATTACGTAAAGACCGTCGTCAGTGACAACCACCCTGGGATCCTCGCATCCTCCGGGATAATCGTACTGCATGAATTCACCACTGTCGGGATAGAGTACCGGCGTGGGATATATTTCAAAATTCAGGCCATCCTCACTGCTCGCCAGACCAATTCTGGAGGTTCTTCCACCCAGAATCGCATCCGGGTTGTCCTCGGCCCTGAAAAGCACCTGTATCTTATTGTCTTTCACGATGGCAGCAGGATTGAACACATCCGCCTTCTGCCATTGCACCCTCTCATTCTTAATGGGACAAATAAAAGTATAGGTGGAATCGGCCCCCAGAACGGGATTCTCTTCAGGTTTTTGAAATTCAAGGAAGGCCGCTTCCGTTGCTTTTTCGGAATTGACTGCAGAACTACATCCGGCTGCGATCAACCAGGTCAGCAGAAAAATTGCATTTTTCATATTCAAAGTGTTTTTTATGCCAGTTCCCAGGCCTTTTTCATCAGTTTTTTAGTTAGCAGGATCCCTTCATGCTCACTCTTCTCTGTTCCTTCATACTCGATGCCGATGTAGCCCCGGTAATCGGACTCCTTGACAATCTTCATCATCCTGTAATAGTCTATTTTCGTAACCTCGCCTTTTTCATTGAAGTTGTATGATTTGGCGCTTACCGCCCTGGCATAAGGCAGCAGTCCGGCAACTCCCTGATACCTGTCATAAACCCGGTCGCACTCACCCTGTGTGGATCCCCATTTGGCCGACAGGCACCAGTTCCCGAAATCAGGGAAGGCCCCGAAATTGGGCCGGTTCACCTCTTCAATGATCCCTGCAATCAGGGCGGCATCGGAGCTGAACAAACCGTGATTTTCAATCACAATGCTGATATCGGCCTTTGCTGCATAATCGGCCAGTCTCGACATTCCATCCATGATGGCCATCCGGTATATTTCCCGGTCGGCATCACCAAAGGCATTCACACGCATGATCGGACAACCCAGCAGTTTTGCTGCATGGACCCATTTATAATGATTTTCCACCGACTTCAGTCGCGTTTTTTCACTGGCCGCCCCCAGGTCTCCTTCATCATCGACCATCAGAACCAGGTTTTTGACCCCCGCATCTGCAGAACGCACTTTCATTCTGTTCCAGAAGGCCTCATCCTTGGCCTTTCCCGGGTAGAGACCATTTACAAATTCAACGGCATCGATCTGATATTTGTCCATAGAAATGGAGGCAAAGTCGGCCGGATCCAGATCTCCTCTGCGGAAACTCCGGTGCAGGGACCACTGAGCCAGGGATATTTTCAGTTCCTTTTCTTCCTTGCTGTTTGCTATCAAGGGGTTCGTAGCCAGGGCCGTTGCCCCCATTACAGAGTTTCTGATAAATGTTCTCCTTTTCATAGTTTAGTTTACTAAATGGTCTGTATTGAAATGCCTGACGGAAGCAGAAGATCTTTGTTATAGCCATGACCATCCCTGCTGAACTGTCCATCCGGGAAGAAGACCCTGACGGTATCGCACAGCGAGGGGCAAGATAGCAGTAACAAAGCCATTACTGAGAGAGTAAGCCGGAGTTGAAGGATGTTTCTTTTTTTCATGATTACTTCATAAGGCTGGCGACTATTTCACAAAAAGTGTGTACTCGGATTTCCACTCCTCTGTATCGCCGGGTTTGACAGAAAGCCAGACTGAGTTCTCCGGGCTCAGGGTGGTACGGCATGCCCAGAATGCCATGCGATGCAGCGGCTTATCCACCGTAAAAGTGACACCCGCTCCTGATTTATGGTTTTGCACGGTAACCTGATGATCAGACAGCTCATCGCCATAACCTTCAAGTAAGAGGAAGAAGGAATCATCACCTTTCAGGTCCCTGATAAATCTTAATTCATTTTCCCGGATTTCAGCAAAACCCAGAGCATCGTCACTGGTGGAAACAGGGTAGGGGAAGCTGATGCTGAAGGCCCTTCCGCTTGGCTCGCCGTCAATCATAAAAAAGTTATGATTGAACTGGTCAGTCTCGATCCCTTTTGTCCCTGTATTCTGAAGCCTGTGTTCCATGGAAAACCCATTACTCTTCAGCCTGATTATCTTGTGGTATACATAACTATAGCCTATATCGCTGATTAACTCGTGCCTGAAGGAGATCCAGTCGGCACCATGTTCCACGGTCCACTTCCCGGAGTCAAGCAAATTGTAAAAATTCCTGAAATTGTAGCTTTCCTCATCCGGCTTCTCAATAACTCCGACGCCGATCCTTACATACTTCCCCCCCGGTTCTGCCTCGTCATAGCCCAGTCCCGCTTTGATATACCCCTCCACCGGTCCGGTCAGATCTTCATGAAACAGGGGGTCGTGGGTCTCTTTCCAGTACCCGAAATACTCATGTCCCTGGTACTTCACACTGCCGATTATCCCTGACCAGTCAAAGCGGGTGGCTCGATACAGACCATTTTCCGGATCCGGAAGATAAATTTTCATCTCCACTTTTTCATTGGATATGGTCAGGGATGGAAAATGATCAAAATTCATCTCTTTAAAGGTACAACTTCCGGTGCTGAGTGCCATAACAGCCAGCACGAAATTCAGGTTTAATTTTTTCATATTGCTCAATGGTTTATCCTTGGATGTTTTATTTCCAGCCTGGCATTTTATATACTTCGATGATCTGCTCAAGTTCACCAGTGAATTCCTGGGCCGAAACAGCCCAGGGAAAACTCAGGCTCAGAATCTGTGAATTAATAAAAAGTCTCATGCTAGTCTTCCAGCTGGAAATCAATGGTTGAAACCACCCGGACGATCTTGATCTGTGGCGTGTTTTCGTCCCGGTCGTTTATGGTAAACAGCCCCTGCCTAGCCATCCTGATCTCTCCGACCCCGGAGTTGGAATCACGGGCAAACTTTTCTGCAACCTCCCTGGCATTTATGGTAGCCTCTTCAATCATAGAAGGCTTGAGTTCGTTTAAACCGGTAAATATATACTCGATGGGCCTCCAGGTGTTTTTAGATCCAAGCAAAATCCCTTTCGACATAAGTTCCAGGGATTCCGAAAGCGCTTTTTGAAGCTTGTCAATATCGTTGGTTCTGACCGTAAATTCGGATTTTGCC includes these proteins:
- a CDS encoding NUDIX domain-containing protein; the protein is MNNKMHFPVGLGDPDLFLPGVSIDCVVIGFDLNELHILLLKLKEHNYWMLPGGFIRLDEDMDQAATRILEERTGIRLPYLKQFHTFGDVNRREKRGLPEFNQIMSEDFTKMKAFIEQRFISSGYLSLVDMHSCVPAPDFLSDECTWIPLSGLPHLLYDHEEIVEKAVEQLKSRINYMPVGISLLPDKFTMKEFQTLYEQILGRNLDRGNFQKKMLKLGFLDRREKQLTGGAHKAPYLYSFNKKRYDELVEKGIGYIS
- a CDS encoding glycoside hydrolase family 2 TIM barrel-domain containing protein, with amino-acid sequence MKRILCTGVIIFTVILSMSLAAQEIPLPEHPRPDFQRDNWINLNGIWEFQFDSLDTGMETGWHERPMFTDKIMVPFPWGSQLSGVENKAHMAWYSRRLDIPEEWNGRRTFLIIGACDWLTKVWIDGEFVGEHRGGYTPFEFDLTEFTTPGQAHQLVLRVDDSPQPFKLEGKQGYGEAKGIWQTVYLESRGAIALKRIHFTPDIDKGSVKVSALLDHPAEEDLFINLTFPNQDIPGMITSPKIGKKMQEVEFEFSIPNPQLWELENPYLYELKVQLHNNQGIFDELSSYFGMRKISIMDLPGTPFPYVALNNRPVYLQLSLDQAYHAEGFYTYPSDEFMRDEIIRSKKIGLNGNRIHIKVEIPRKLYWADKLGLLIMADVPNFWGEPDEKAKEEWEYAMREMIARDYNHPSIFSWVLFNETWGLFTGEGKERAYLPETQQWVREKYEEAKQLDPGRLIEDNSPCNYDHVVTDLNTWHAYLPGYRWREFLDHAVENTYVGSEWNFIGGNTQTHVPMFNSECGNVWGYDGSTGDVDWSWDYHIMMNEFRRHPKVAGWLYTEHHDVINEWNGYYKYDRSEKFPGFNEFIPDMELRHLHSEVYLSTGSELCKSVRPDGLEKVPLYLSVMTDQVPPDHFILDYELSGWDSHGKFRHLLLKSEILESIPYFNGEVTPLYVRMPQTPGLYHLTLRLRDENAYIYHLNFTSFLVEERDERDADSSVKRGAITFEPASFSEARWSDGQWNILNGLKVNGAGKGYFSYELPIPSEMKLQEVKKLTLVFEASAKKLHGKDRKDRSELEGDYMRGRGTVDPSRNPNSYPMTDSYKYPTLLKVKVNGQVVDLFYLEDDPADHRGVLSWFSQPRDGKLREAGSYGYLLKSNIPLDLLRNSPDGKLNIRFEVDEGMPGGLAIYGKLFGRYALDPTLLFE
- a CDS encoding glycoside hydrolase family 130 protein is translated as MKNAIFLLTWLIAAGCSSAVNSEKATEAAFLEFQKPEENPVLGADSTYTFICPIKNERVQWQKADVFNPAAIVKDNKIQVLFRAEDNPDAILGGRTSRIGLASSEDGLNFEIYPTPVLYPDSGEFMQYDYPGGCEDPRVVVTDDGLYVMAYTSWNREVARLSIAFSRDLVHWEKKGPAFAKAYEGKFLEHWSKSGSIITRLEGEKQVVTKIDGKYWMYWGEQFINLAWSENLSDWYPGLDEEGELAAIIETRPGFFDSNLTECGPPAVLTEEGIVLLYNGKNSEGEDASPDLPRGSYTVGKIVFDPLQPGKVLFRSDTCLLKPTLPHELSGQYKSGTTFAEGLVCFRSKWFLYYGTADSYVGVAIED
- the nhaA gene encoding Na+/H+ antiporter NhaA: MSALKKVVQTPFQKFIRIESLSGMLLFGATLLALILANSPWAGSFQSFWQYKVGISTTGFELIKPLILWINDGLMAIFFFLIGLEIKRELLIGELNSVKKASFPLFAAIGGMLVPVALFLVLNRNLENSHAWGIPMATDIAFSLAILRLLGNRVPLGLKVFLTAFAIVDDLGAVMVIALFYSGSIQWTLIAIASVLLAILFFLSYKQIHAKGLIFFFGIIIWVLFLKAGIHPTIAGVLLAFTVPIRQKIGVATYYEKLCEIVDDIKASDKPGSPLLTKQQIENIDHLEDWTEKVQSPLQLLEHRLHNWVAYLIMPLFALSNAGVAFKGGGNLDLSLGGIIVICLVAGKLIGVILFSWIGVKLGFAELPAEVNFKQITGIALLAGVGFTMSIFVANLAFGDNPFLLESSKAGILVGSFIAGISGYLVLRFNSKKPGKT
- a CDS encoding TIM barrel protein, coding for MKRRTFIRNSVMGATALATNPLIANSKEEKELKISLAQWSLHRSFRRGDLDPADFASISMDKYQIDAVEFVNGLYPGKAKDEAFWNRMKVRSADAGVKNLVLMVDDEGDLGAASEKTRLKSVENHYKWVHAAKLLGCPIMRVNAFGDADREIYRMAIMDGMSRLADYAAKADISIVIENHGLFSSDAALIAGIIEEVNRPNFGAFPDFGNWCLSAKWGSTQGECDRVYDRYQGVAGLLPYARAVSAKSYNFNEKGEVTKIDYYRMMKIVKESDYRGYIGIEYEGTEKSEHEGILLTKKLMKKAWELA
- a CDS encoding MaoC family dehydratase — translated: MAKLIINSYNEFEQYAGKDLATSDYHKITQEQINLFADATLDHQWIHVDEERAKRESPYGATIAHGYLSVSLLAYLWFQSIEVNNCSMLVNYGIDKLKFGQPVVVNSEVRIATKLKAITNLRGTAKTEVEVTLEIKGSKKHALKGVIIFLYQFK
- a CDS encoding AbgT family transporter, which encodes MSTTKRNNFLQRLLDWTEKAGNALPHPATLFALFALFALLLSWLGHVLGWEAIHPATGEMVRTVNLLSHDGIHRILLEMVENFTSFAPLGIVLVAMLGIGIAEQSGLISAFIRLLVLNAPGKILTFILVFTGILSNMASDVGYVLLIPLAGVIFLAVGRHPVAGMAAAFAGVSGGFSANLILGTVDPLLAGLSTEAAQILDPAYEVNPTANYYFMVASTFIIAFTGTFISERLIEPRLGKYKGGIESKEQSFEKLSRTEKKGLLATGITLAVIMGITFAGIIPENGFFRGTDGALLSSPLIKGVVAMLFFTAGAVGLAYGFTTGKFKNDSDVINGMGDSMKTLALYLVLVFFAAQFVAYFKWSNLGIILAVKGANFLMSSEIGLIPLMILFILFSATINMLMGSASAKWAILAPIFIPMFMILGYSPELSQVVYRIGDSVTNVISPMMSFFALIIAFIQKYEPKAGIGTIISTMMPYSIAFLVVWILLLVVWLLFDIPLGPNATIHYILPG